The window CAGCCCGTCTCATTTTGCCCTCTGTGGGTCTCAGGCAGGGTTTTTTGAAGAGAATCTATCGTCCACCCACCTTGGCTACTGGGAGCTCCTTGCCTTTGGACTCAAACAGATGCTCGAGGCGGGCTGTGTCCACCGCCACCTTATCCAGAGACGCCCACACCGTCCCCCGACCGAAGCGACACTTCTTTGGTCCGTCTGCCTGCTTCAGCTCCTTCCAGAACAGCTTCaccgtcttcttcttcttctgagaGGCCtcaagaggaggaggggggacacctggtggaggtggaggaggagggggtgcGAGGCCTCccggtggaggaggtggaggaggagggggcgCGAGACCTCCcagtggaggaggtggaggaggaggagggggagccCCCGGCATGccaggagggggaggaggagggggagggatGCCAGAGAGGGTGAAGGATGAAGCGGAGCTGTCGAAGGTGTCTATGTCCAGGACGTCGATGTCCTCCTCGTCCAGCAGATCAGAGAAGTCCAGGTCCTTGATGCGCAGGGCGGCGGCGCTCGGCTGCAGCTGGTCCCAGGCGTCGTTGGAGCTGCCGGGGCCAAGCGGGGTCATCTGGGTGGTGTCCAGACTGCGGGCGTGCGCCTCGGTGTCGATGCTGCTCTGCTGCCGGATGTAACGCTTCTGATGGTGGATGGAGACACATTTATCAGCTTTGCGTTCAACCTCCAAACCGTTTCACGCACCGATGAGCCAAAACATGACGCGACCCCGCAACCCGCTCTTAGGCACCAACGTGAAGCCAGCGGGTCTCAAACTGGAGCCACTGATGCAGGCGGGTGTGGGAGGGGCTACAACAAGAAAGCAGCACCAACTTTTCATTTcatgaaaagcaaacaaagctGATTTGTTCTGCTCGCCCTGAACGTTTGTCTCAGAAATGACCTCAGCACTCGTTACAGAAACTCTGCTGAGCTCCTCACAACACTTCAGAGAATCTCTAGATTCCTGTCGGAGAAGTTCAGCTCCTCACCTGAATGTTCTCATAGACCCAAGAAACCCGACATATCCAGACCATCATGTTTTGGCTCATAACCCCTACAGTAACTAGGTGCATCAACTAAAACCCAGTTCACTTTAAAGATACATGCAGCTGTAGTTTATAAGTGAGTAAAGAACGAAGGATAAACACAGTACAGAAACACTGCTTTTAAAAACCTGCGGATCcgcagagaagaaaaaaaaagcatctgcaGACAGAATAATGTCCTTCATGTTCTGACCTGTTCTTCAGCCAGTCGGGCTCGTGCCGCCTGCGTTGAGCCTTCCAGACTCTCCAGCTCTGCCCTGCGGGAGGCGCTGCTCTCATTGGAGGTGGAGGACTCTGCTGAGCGCGCTTTGAAGCTGGTCAGACGCTCAGTCACACGACCCCGAGCAGACACATCGTCACCTGCTGGGAAAGGGAACGAAATCACAAAAGAACAGAAGAACGTTTTTGCaactttataaatatatatgacaATAAATAAAGTCTGGAATGTGCAGTGAGCTGCAGAAAAGTGGCTCTCTCACCAGGCACGACGCTCCCCTCTTCTTCGTTGGTGTCTGCAGCTGCAGACGGGCTCATGGGTCCCGTCTTTGAGTAGAGCATGTCGAGCCTGAACTTTGTGTCGTTGGATAACGTGCTGCCCTGTCGTACAGAGGCTGCTGCAGACAAAAACACTCGTTTTTAAAGGTTTATAAAGTTTAAACCGACAGACAGATTCAGGGGAAGACGTGTTCTGCAGTTCCTGTCTCTGCCTGTAGAGGGCAGCTGTAGGATCTCACCTGGGTCATCCTGGGAGTCTGAATGTCCGTTTGTTTCCAAACTGCTTGATGTTGAGCCTGAACGAACacgaacaacacacacacacacacacacacacacacacacacacacacacacacacagtaagcaGAAGAGTGGCTGCCAGTTCACACATTCAGTCAATCTGGAGTCACAGGAACAGCATTAGCACCATCACCGAGTAGCAGAACCACGACGCGCACATCAGGAGGCTGTGTGCAGCTCTGTGACTGTAATGTGAAGCTTTACCGTGACGTGACGGCACTTCGGCTGCGCCCTCGTCCGCTGTCCGTTCCAAAGTTGGAGTCACAGCATCATCAAATGAGGGCAACTTAATCTCGCTTAAGTCTTTAGTCCTTCGCTTCTTCTGCCACTGTTGGGCAGCCAGGTTGCGCAGGAAGGTGCCTctgaggagggagagaggagggggggCAGGGATTAGACCTGATCCCAGACTCCGAGGCTGCTTTGAGGAACCGGGAGGCAAACTTTTCTCGCGTTGAGTTAAAGGGGACCTTTTTCAGTGTCTTCTCTTATTTCCTGTCTTCTTCAGATTGTTGCACTTTTGGACGATCATATTAAACAAACGTTTggtcaaagtttcaaataaataGGTCAACATATTTAAAAGCTCAGGTGCTACTTATGGAGGTTTGCCAATCAGGAGGGTGGGTGGCAGATTTAAGTGGAAAAGGTCCCCCTTAAGTTACTTTAACACCGAATCATCGCAGTCAAACTGATCTcagattcatttttattctcaACTGCAAACCAAACCAGCTCCTGGCAGATTAAACACCAGCAATTAGACTCCACCCAGAGTtacaaaagacaaaaccaaaccaaactgaGGACCGGAGGACGTCGTCAGCCCCACCACCAGCAACACAACCCCCACCCACATCCGACTCTGCAGCACTGAAACATCCCACCGGTGCAGATTTATGACTTTAATATGTCAGGATTTGGACAGACCACTGAGCCGTGGAgccaacagaaacacaaacccaAACACACAATTTTTATATGGTGTTTTTATTATTCAGTTGTTCTTGGCCACCAACGAATCTCTTCTCATTTTGGCGTTCTGAGGTCAGTgctaatttaacattttctagtTCATTTTATGAAATGAGACGCTCTTTGGTGACATGAAGGGGTCAGTTTGGATGTGTGGTAATCATAACGTGTCTGTTTGTGACAGCGTGCCGTTTCCTCATCTACGACTGGTTCtacaaattttttaaaaattcaaaaatgcGCCCCAAAAAAGCTGTGAGTAGGAGAGACTCACAAAACGATTGGTCCCAAAGTCGGACCCAGCGATGAGCTCCTCCAAGCAAAGTCATATTTAGATAAAACTGGAGCAGAAGCAGGAGACGCGTCTGAAAAGTCCAAACCACCTTCCAAACATAACCGACTGTGTTACTGCTGAAAACAGGGCCGTGTGGGGTGTTTTCTGATTCTTTGGGGTCGTTTTACATCTTTTATCTGAGGTCACTTCGTACAGAGACACGGGGGTCCCGGGGGTCCCGGTTATCCCTGCCCATCCACGCCTATAGTGCAATTCACTGGGACTCTTACTTTGAAAACATAAAGAATATTTTGTAACGTTTCCGTAAAACGTGCAGAAACTTTGCATTAGTTACATATTCAGACAGAAATATTATCATATCATCTTCTGATTAGTTTAAAGTCTTTAATACTGGCAGAGATTTGGAGGAGTCTTAAGATGTTAAAAGAGATGCAGCTGTTTCTCTCCGCCAAATGGAGAGAACAAAGTTCTTATGTGAGAAATTGTTTTTATTGAGGTACAAGTACACAAGTCTTAGCTGCAAGCGTACTGAAAAGTACACTATACCATGTATATCAATACACATGTAGTTAGCTTATTTCTACCAGTACAGTGGAGTAGAGAGCGGTACTTTTGGAGATGGACCGGGTCCAGGTCCGGGGGACCGCAGGGCTGCCGGGTTCGGCTCTGCGATCGACAATCTGGGCTTCACGTCTGTGTTTAGTGGCTGCAGCTGCCTCCCAAAAATCACACAGCTACATTTTTGCTTCACTTTATGAGTTTCTATTGTTCTGGTCTGAACCACAGAAGGACAACAGATCCAGACCAAGACCAGGACCAAGAGAAAACTACGGCTCAGGAGGGTTTGTGTGCTGGGAAATAGATAATCTACATTTAGCACAGAGATACTGGAGGCTTTGCTTTTGCTTCTCATTTGTGTGAGACTTGAGCTGAGAACATTATAGACGGTGTCACTTTGAGCTTCTTGGAGCCGTTGCTGCTGCAAAATGTGACCCCGCAGCAGCTAAAGACCCTGACATGCACACAGACTGCATGTAACATGTGACAATGCATGAATGCATCCAATGCATGTTTCCATGCTACATCCTGCTGCTACAAACAAGCTTCTGCTTTCTTTGAAGGAATCCATGTCCATCTACTCTGAGCATTTCCTTTTACAGTGCTGCTTTCTCTCTTTGGTCAGTCGACACAGAACGGCAGCCATCGTTGGCTGAAAGATCACGACGAGACCGTGCACGGCGTCATTACACTGAATGACATCGGCACGATTCTTTCACGCCGGTCGCCTCGTCTGAAAACCCAAAATGACATAAAAGCAGCAGCTTTAAATCTGCATTAAGGGAGTTTAAATGTCACTCAAACACCTTCATAACACACAACCCAACCCACTGAGGTGATGTAGTccaaccaacacacacacacacacacacgggtgaGTTACCGTCACCTTAAAGGACATGAATTAATCACTTCCCGCTGACTCACCTTCACTCGAAAATACAAAGAGTCCTAAAGTTGATTTCAGTgatgacacacacaaaccaaacaAGCACCAGAGCCCGACAACCATCCCTGCAGCTCCCAGCATGCAGTGGGGCTGCAGCGGTACTTACTGAAACTTCCTCAGCACCGGCTTGTCCTGATTTACATTACAGTCAACTGGGCTGTAGAGACACAATACACATCTgagcatgacacacacacacacacacacacacacacacacacggagagacCCACCAGACGCACCAGCAGGCTTTCATCATCCTGTTCAGGCTGCAGCTGCATGCTGTAACCGGCTACTTTAATGTAAAACCTGCCGACGGGTGCTCAGCTGCATAAAAACCCTTAAAGGAGCCCCTTCAAAGTCAGACCTCTGTATATGTGGCCCACCTAACAATAGACGATCCAGAGAATCATgtaaaaaagcagaaactgaAACCAAAAAAATAGAGCCTGAAAAGAAAACCGTTCAGCACAGAGATGAATGAGGTCAGTTAAAGGTTCCCCTCCCATATTGAAGCACCTGAATCCAGCCCGATGTACAAAAGTGTCACTCGTCAAAGACTCATTTTATGCAGCTGAACACCAGACTGACGACTACAGACACACAGGACGATGAGGAGCAGGAGGTGGAGACGTGTACTTACCAGAAGAGCTCCTCATCCTCCCCAGAGCTGGGAGAGGAATAAAAGGAgacggagaaaaaaaaaaaaaaagggagcaGGAATTTtggaggagaaagagaaagagacaacACATTATAATGTTATAACCGAGAGGAAGCACGCCGAGAGTAAAGGACTAATAACGGAGAGAGCGAAGAAGCTGCGGCTGAACTTTTCACCGTCTGCAGCCGTTCTTACTGCAGCGTCACCGTTTTTATCAAACTGAAAATCAGAGCCAAAAATCATCTTTGACAGACAAAAATGATTCTGAATCACAtagaaaaactaaaagaaaaggtAACGAGACATCAACAACTTAAACATGGAAGAAAAAGTTCAACTAAACTGACAAAAAACTGACATAATCCATCtcaaaataataattacattttccaTAAAATTATCTGGATGCTCTATACACGCCATTAAATGGGAATCAGCCAGGAATTTAAACACAGAGTATAATCAAgtttttataaaagaaaaataacgaAGGTTAAAGAAATGATccagaaacaataaaaaaaaaatgcccacaAAGTTCCAGAACAACGCTGGACCCTTTAAAAGGCGAAATTTGATCCCTCCTGCAGTGATAACCCTGCACAGCGACGCCACACACACGTGGTTTAACCGTCcgttaaataaacaaacaagagagcgcccccccaaaaaaatcagctgattcACTTACTTTGCTTTAGTTTTGGGGTCCGTCTTGTTGTCGGGCTGCTGCAGATTCGACTGCGAATTCTCGCGCAGAGAGAGATCTGGGGAGGATGgactgtaacacacacacacacacacacacacacacacacacacacacacacacacacacacacacagaaaataagcaaacagccaagaagagagagagagagagactgcttTAAAAACATTGCTCTCTGCCAGTTCATTCCAccactgctctgtgtgtgtgtgtgtgtgtgtgtgtgtgtgtgtgtgtgtgtgtgtgtgtgtgttgctccACGTCTGCAGCGACCATCAAGAAAAATCAGTGCTACTGTCAGCGTCTGACGGGTCAGTGAGGAACATGTGACCAGACGTTAGATGAACCCTTAACGAGCTCCTGTTATTGCAGGTTTTTCACAGAGCTGTGTGGACAGCAGAGTGGATGTGAACCAGTCCACGGTGAGTAAGACTGAAAGCTAAAAGTTCAGCTACACGTTATTTAGAAAACACCAGACAATAGTTGCCTCAAGCCTGTGTGGTATGAGAAATATACATGATAGTGAGAAATGCATGTTATTGGTCTgtgattttgcaaaaaaaacttaaaataaataatgacagtgATTGTGAATACTAAAGGGACTGAAGGCATGGCAGTGGACAGAGTGCTGCAGGGAGCACTAGCATGACTGCAGAGTGTTTGTTAGTCTACAGCAGACAGGCAGGAGTCCTGGTTGCAGGTCTGAGGTCAGTCTCAGTGCTACAGACCTGCAGTCGGCCCGATGCTCCTCAGAGATGGAGCTGGTTTTGGAGAAGAACCTGGATTTCCTGCTTAGACCCAGAGACGACATGTGGTGGCTGAGGAAAGAGCGACTCCTAGTGGTCAAGATGCAGGACAGCAcagcgagagagagggagagagacagaggggaggGAATCGGTGGTTAAATCAGAGACAGGGAACCGACACCAAGACACccagatgaggaaaaaaaaacaaaacaaaacagaaaaagagcccgagataagaggaagaaaaaatataaCCAGAGGTGAGAGAAAGCGTCCACGGTGGTGTGATCTGTTGAAAATCACCACAACTGGAAAATCCTGATTATTCTGCCATCATGACAATaatcagctttaaaaaaaattaatacccgtttttaaatcatcaaaccaGTCAgttaaaaaagacaagaaaacttGGAAGCAATAAACTCTCCTGGGATAAATCAGcagataataaaaacaaacaggtaaTAAAACTGGCTAACACGTCTCCATTGATTAATCTGATCCCTTTGAGTTTGTACTGCAGAGTTTGGCGAGCGTATGGCAGCGCACTGCCGTAATCTCAGGGAGGACAACAGCCATGAGGGACGGCGGGCCGTTTGGTGTGCAGTAATATTTAGGCCAGGGGTGGGGatgtccaggcctcgagggccggtgtcctgcagattttagatctcaccctgggtcaacacacctgaatcacatgattagttcattattaggcctctggagaacttcaagacatgttgaggaggtcatttagacatttaaatcagctgtgttggatcagggacatctaaaacctgcaggacaccggccctcgaggcctggagttcctcCAGGCGGTGGTACATGTTCAAATAAGGACCACATGAAGGCCAGGATGCAAAGTTTCCCAGCAAAACATTCCTCTGTAGTGACAGGATCGCTGCTCCTCACatcagctgttttcagtgtttctgttgttATGGCTGAGTGGTGTTTAGATTATAATATAGATCATGACGGTTAACTCTTTCACACCTACAACAGCCCGTTTTTCACGAACTTGAACAACTCTTGGTTGTGAACacagaatgactgaaaccaCTTTCCTCTCCGGCTCTGCAATGACTAAAACACGACTAACATTCGACCTGCCGGCGTCCCTTTAAACGCCCGTTTCTGCAGAGGCCAAACACGAGCAGAAAGGTTTACCCGCTGAGGACAAACATTCCTGCTGATTGAACTCACAGAAAAGCTGcttccaaacaaaacacgccCCTCGTCTCCCCCCCTCCTCGGTCCGTCTGTCGGTCTAAACTTGGTAAACTCCGAGCAGCGGGAGAAGACGACGGCGCAGACCACAGCACCCGAGGGAGACGCAGTCTGACTGCTGCCTCCGATTAACAGCCGACACGGCGTTTGACCTGCAGGAGAGTCACGATCACAGGAAGGACTTCAGGTCGTTTCCTCCCACAAACCAGCAGAAAAGCACGCTTGCACATCTGAACCTCCACTACTGCCTCGATTTCAGGTTTCTACTTGGGCTCCGTTTAGTGAAACATCTGGAGCTGTCGAATGTTATACGAGCTTCCTCGAGATTAAAGGTTACCTAGCTGTCATTGATTAGTCTCACTGATTATTAATGATCAGAATCAGGACGTAAAGGTCACGAGCAGAGTGAACTCACGGGCTTGGCGGCGTTTTTGTTCCCTGCTCTGTGTCCATGGTGCCGTTGGGGGACGTGTGGGGAGGCAGCGGAGATCCTCTCCGGGATCCGGATGGACTGGAGGCGGAGCTGCTGTGCTCGGAGGCCAGCGGGGACGAGGCCCTGCTGCCGAGACCCGCCGTGGGGCTCGGGGAGGAGATGACCGGGGAGACGGTGGGAGAGGCAGCGGGGGAGACTGTGGGAGACGCAGCGGGGGAGGTGGCTGGTGACACCGAGGAGTTGACAGAAGATGGCGAGAAGAGGGTAGGAGTGGTCGGGGCGGTGGAGGGAGACGAGGGTGTGGGCGAGGAGCGGGCGTTGAGAAGATTCTGACTGGACGAGCGGCGGCTCCTCGGTCCATCCTGCTCGCCGGTTGCCAACTTTCTTCTCTCTTTACGTAGGAGGGGGGAGGAGTCATCCACCTCACCGTCTTCGTACTTCAGAGTATtctgcgcgcacacacacacacacacacacacacacacacacacacacacacacacacacacaaagaaagactGAGCATGCTCTAAGATCTTTGTCCCTCATATAAGGGGTAACAGAAGTCACATGACTGAATGATGATGGTTACAGACCTGCACCTTATAAATTCAATGCTTCTCATATTAGCGCCATAAATCCTGCGATTGCTGCTGGTTACACACTGAAGCAGCGTCCCTGTGCACTGACACACATCCTAAATCTCACCGTATCAGCACTCAATGTTGGGATGTTGTGCAAAATGCAAATAAAGCTGAGATGGAGCCACGATTTTTATTGATAacagtaaatgtttttaaaggccGAACTGCAGCAGGCCAGCTGTAGCACTCAGGACCTGTTAGCAGGGCGCTTTCAACGACAGACTTTCACCGAAAAAGACGTCTGTTTGGAGGCAGCATGTGTTCCTCAAAAATGTACATGTATGTAAATCCCTGTTTTTCGTCGTTACCTCGTATATGGTGAACTGCGTCCGCAGGTCTGGCTCCGTCCCCTTGCTGTTCATGTGTTTGCGGACGACGGCCTCCATCCCCAGCAGCTCCAGCTTGTCCGTCACATCGTAGAACGAGTCCTGGTCCGGGAGCGCCGCCAGAGTCTGAGAAGCACATGGAGGAGTGAGTTTGTGGACCCTCCGAACTTCTGACCTTCTCGCTTACATTTAGAAATTTTGCTTACCTTGTTGATGAGTGTCATGGCGAACACGAGCAGCTCCGTGTCGGCGCCGTTCCTCTCCTCCAGGACCTCCATCATATAACTCCATGGCTTCACACCtgccagacacacacaaaaacaccgGATCATCATGCGGCTGAGCATCTGGTGAAGCTACCCGTGTCACATTCAGGGCATCCGTCAGAGGAAGAGGTGATAGGTCACATGGAGCAGCTAATGAGAGTAAACGTTACAGACACGTTATACGTGATCTTACATAAAAACAtcatctgtgtttttgtgcgCACCTCTCTGTCCAGCCACGGTGTTGACGGCTCTGATGAGCAGAGGACTGTTGGACTCTGAGTACTCCACGAAGACGATGAGCAGCTTCAGGGCAGTTTTCACCACCAGGCGAGACTAAAACAGACAAAGGTGTTGAGTGTTTGACCAGCAGGTGGCGTCGCACCACTGCTCTGAGGTCCGAGGACTCACCGAGCTTCCCGTCAGCGTGTACAGCCACTGCACCGTCTCGTTGTGGTTGATCACTCCGTTCATGCCGTCCACAAACAGCATGATCTGACTGAGAGCTgaggacacacagacagatggatGAGCGCTGGCGTTTCCACAGAAGGCTCCAGCAGCTGCAGAGGAGCCTATAATCTGCAGCTGCTGACTCAGCTTTCTGTGGGTTTGCTGGACGTGTGAAGCCGAAGCTCCGTTTCCATTCTGACCGAACACAAGAGCATGCGCCGATCCGAGCACGTGGCCCCGGGTCTGTGTTTCTGCGCTGGCGCCGTCGGCACGTTCCCAGTGAAAGCGCCAAGTTTCACTGCtgccactgtttgtgttcctgtCATTTAGGTGAAATTATGCCTGCCGGGCAGAAAGTGCTGCAGCTGACACAATAATTTACACATTTGTTGCTTCTGggcttgtttttccttttccagtTATACTAAAAGCTtccagctgatccaaaatgctgtaattcaaaGTAACCTCAGTAAGCTTTACAGCAAATCTCaccattaaaaaacacaacacacgtCTACACTTTGCATTAATTGAACCAATATTCGATTTCGTCTACTATAACCTTATGATATTAAATTAAACTAAATCAAATTTTCCTGTTAAACTGGCGCTGGTGTTAATGTTCCTGTGTCGCTGTAGATCTAAACACCCGAGCAG is drawn from Oreochromis aureus strain Israel breed Guangdong linkage group 1, ZZ_aureus, whole genome shotgun sequence and contains these coding sequences:
- the fhod1 gene encoding FH1/FH2 domain-containing protein 1 isoform X2 — protein: MASIVCRVQYLEDSDPFICTNFPEPRRPPTVNLEENLPLSEQIAGIHKLLEPPLKLEDCTLQLSPSGNYLDLDSSLAEQRDELESFYEDVARGRKPILILRTQLSVRVHAILEKLYNSQGPELRRSLFSLKQLFQDDKDLVPEFVASDGLTCFIKVGAEADHNYQNYILRALSQIMLFVDGMNGVINHNETVQWLYTLTGSSSRLVVKTALKLLIVFVEYSESNSPLLIRAVNTVAGQRGVKPWSYMMEVLEERNGADTELLVFAMTLINKTLAALPDQDSFYDVTDKLELLGMEAVVRKHMNSKGTEPDLRTQFTIYENTLKYEDGEVDDSSPLLRKERRKLATGEQDGPRSRRSSSQNLLNARSSPTPSSPSTAPTTPTLFSPSSVNSSVSPATSPAASPTVSPAASPTVSPVISSPSPTAGLGSRASSPLASEHSSSASSPSGSRRGSPLPPHTSPNGTMDTEQGTKTPPSPSRSFLSHHMSSLGLSRKSRFFSKTSSISEEHRADCSPSSPDLSLRENSQSNLQQPDNKTDPKTKANSGEDEELFCPVDCNVNQDKPVLRKFQGTFLRNLAAQQWQKKRRTKDLSEIKLPSFDDAVTPTLERTADEGAAEVPSRHGSTSSSLETNGHSDSQDDPASVRQGSTLSNDTKFRLDMLYSKTGPMSPSAAADTNEEEGSVVPAGDDVSARGRVTERLTSFKARSAESSTSNESSASRRAELESLEGSTQAARARLAEEQKRYIRQQSSIDTEAHARSLDTTQMTPLGPGSSNDAWDQLQPSAAALRIKDLDFSDLLDEEDIDVLDIDTFDSSASSFTLSGIPPPPPPPPGMPGAPPPPPPPPPLGGLAPPPPPPPPPGGLAPPPPPPPPGVPPPPLEASQKKKKTVKLFWKELKQADGPKKCRFGRGTVWASLDKVAVDTARLEHLFESKGKELPVAKKGPETKKTEILVLDSKRSNAINIGMTVLPAIHVIKSAILSFDEFAISKEGIEKILTMTPTEEEKQKIQEAQLANPDLPLGTAEQFLLTLASINGLTPRLQLWAFKLNYEALEKEIAEPLFDLKLGMEQLSSNQTFRRILATLLAIGNFLNSSNAKGFELSYLEKVVEVKDTVHRQSLLHHTCNLVVENYPESSDVYSEIPAINRSAKVDFELLSENLVQLERRCKASWDNLKVVAKHETKAALKNKLTDFLKDCTQRIIILKVVHRRVINRFHSFLLFLGQPSSSVRDIKVTNFCRIISEFALEYRTTRERVLTIKRKRAVHRERTKTRGKMITETEKFSGAVSRPDSPSPVSMAAEADQDQEEEHENMKNLLISHSSTLNCDQRGLRRSRAVRSLGRVEPPKMSVAKEDGTSSQDDATDEIMDRLVKSVTQNPSGRSSSPKNRKRSRVNRKSLRRTLKSGLGVEVVQALGLNNKTAGDRV
- the fhod1 gene encoding FH1/FH2 domain-containing protein 1 isoform X1, with the protein product MASIVCRVQYLEDSDPFICTNFPEPRRPPTVNLEENLPLSEQIAGIHKLLEPPLKLEDCTLQLSPSGNYLDLDSSLAEQRDELESFYEDVARGRKPILILRTQLSVRVHAILEKLYNSQGPELRRSLFSLKQLFQDDKDLVPEFVASDGLTCFIKVGAEADHNYQNYILRALSQIMLFVDGMNGVINHNETVQWLYTLTGSSSRLVVKTALKLLIVFVEYSESNSPLLIRAVNTVAGQRGVKPWSYMMEVLEERNGADTELLVFAMTLINKTLAALPDQDSFYDVTDKLELLGMEAVVRKHMNSKGTEPDLRTQFTIYENTLKYEDGEVDDSSPLLRKERRKLATGEQDGPRSRRSSSQNLLNARSSPTPSSPSTAPTTPTLFSPSSVNSSVSPATSPAASPTVSPAASPTVSPVISSPSPTAGLGSRASSPLASEHSSSASSPSGSRRGSPLPPHTSPNGTMDTEQGTKTPPSPSRSFLSHHMSSLGLSRKSRFFSKTSSISEEHRADCSPSSPDLSLRENSQSNLQQPDNKTDPKTKANSGEDEELFCPVDCNVNQDKPVLRKFQGTFLRNLAAQQWQKKRRTKDLSEIKLPSFDDAVTPTLERTADEGAAEVPSRHGSTSSSLETNGHSDSQDDPAASVRQGSTLSNDTKFRLDMLYSKTGPMSPSAAADTNEEEGSVVPAGDDVSARGRVTERLTSFKARSAESSTSNESSASRRAELESLEGSTQAARARLAEEQKRYIRQQSSIDTEAHARSLDTTQMTPLGPGSSNDAWDQLQPSAAALRIKDLDFSDLLDEEDIDVLDIDTFDSSASSFTLSGIPPPPPPPPGMPGAPPPPPPPPPLGGLAPPPPPPPPPGGLAPPPPPPPPGVPPPPLEASQKKKKTVKLFWKELKQADGPKKCRFGRGTVWASLDKVAVDTARLEHLFESKGKELPVAKKGPETKKTEILVLDSKRSNAINIGMTVLPAIHVIKSAILSFDEFAISKEGIEKILTMTPTEEEKQKIQEAQLANPDLPLGTAEQFLLTLASINGLTPRLQLWAFKLNYEALEKEIAEPLFDLKLGMEQLSSNQTFRRILATLLAIGNFLNSSNAKGFELSYLEKVVEVKDTVHRQSLLHHTCNLVVENYPESSDVYSEIPAINRSAKVDFELLSENLVQLERRCKASWDNLKVVAKHETKAALKNKLTDFLKDCTQRIIILKVVHRRVINRFHSFLLFLGQPSSSVRDIKVTNFCRIISEFALEYRTTRERVLTIKRKRAVHRERTKTRGKMITETEKFSGAVSRPDSPSPVSMAAEADQDQEEEHENMKNLLISHSSTLNCDQRGLRRSRAVRSLGRVEPPKMSVAKEDGTSSQDDATDEIMDRLVKSVTQNPSGRSSSPKNRKRSRVNRKSLRRTLKSGLGVEVVQALGLNNKTAGDRV
- the fhod1 gene encoding FH1/FH2 domain-containing protein 1 isoform X7 yields the protein MASIVCRVQYLEDSDPFICTNFPEPRRPPTVNLEENLPLSEQIAGIHKLLEPPLKLEDCTLQLSPSGNYLDLDSSLAEQRDELESFYEDVARGRKPILILRTQLSVRVHAILEKLYNSQGPELRRSLFSLKQLFQDDKDLVPEFVASDGLTCFIKVGAEADHNYQNYILRALSQIMLFVDGMNGVINHNETVQWLYTLTGSSSRLVVKTALKLLIVFVEYSESNSPLLIRAVNTVAGQRGVKPWSYMMEVLEERNGADTELLVFAMTLINKTLAALPDQDSFYDVTDKLELLGMEAVVRKHMNSKGTEPDLRTQFTIYENTLKYEDGEVDDSSPLLRKERRKLATGEQDGPRSRRSSSQNLLNARSSPTPSSPSTAPTTPTLFSPSSVNSSVSPATSPAASPTVSPAASPTVSPVISSPSPTAGLGSRASSPLASEHSSSASSPSGSRRGSPLPPHTSPNGTMDTEQGTKTPPSPPSSPDLSLRENSQSNLQQPDNKTDPKTKANPVDCNVNQDKPVLRKFQGTFLRNLAAQQWQKKRRTKDLSEIKLPSFDDAVTPTLERTADEGAAEVPSRHGSTSSSLETNGHSDSQDDPAASVRQGSTLSNDTKFRLDMLYSKTGPMSPSAAADTNEEEGSVVPAGDDVSARGRVTERLTSFKARSAESSTSNESSASRRAELESLEGSTQAARARLAEEQKRYIRQQSSIDTEAHARSLDTTQMTPLGPGSSNDAWDQLQPSAAALRIKDLDFSDLLDEEDIDVLDIDTFDSSASSFTLSGIPPPPPPPPGMPGAPPPPPPPPPLGGLAPPPPPPPPPGGLAPPPPPPPPGVPPPPLEASQKKKKTVKLFWKELKQADGPKKCRFGRGTVWASLDKVAVDTARLEHLFESKGKELPVAKKGPETKKTEILVLDSKRSNAINIGMTVLPAIHVIKSAILSFDEFAISKEGIEKILTMTPTEEEKQKIQEAQLANPDLPLGTAEQFLLTLASINGLTPRLQLWAFKLNYEALEKEIAEPLFDLKLGMEQLSSNQTFRRILATLLAIGNFLNSSNAKGFELSYLEKVVEVKDTVHRQSLLHHTCNLVVENYPESSDVYSEIPAINRSAKVDFELLSENLVQLERRCKASWDNLKVVAKHETKAALKNKLTDFLKDCTQRIIILKVVHRRVINRFHSFLLFLGQPSSSVRDIKVTNFCRIISEFALEYRTTRERVLTIKRKRAVHRERTKTRGKMITETEKFSGAVSRPDSPSPVSMAAEADQDQEEEHENMKNLLISHSSTLNCDQRGLRRSRAVRSLGRVEPPKMSVAKEDGTSSQDDATDEIMDRLVKSVTQNPSGRSSSPKNRKRSRVNRKSLRRTLKSGLGVEVVQALGLNNKTAGDRV